From Pseudomonas sp. StFLB209, a single genomic window includes:
- a CDS encoding CBS domain-containing protein has translation MKTVAQLLKLKPEQHRQVHTIAPGALVLDALKLMAEKNIGALAVVENGAVVGVVSERDYARKMVLLGRSSAGTPVSTIMSSKVITVDSSRSVEDCMNIMTDGHLRHLPVVDNGELLGLLSIGDLVKEAIAEQASLIQQLEQYIRGE, from the coding sequence ATGAAAACCGTAGCTCAATTGCTCAAACTCAAGCCTGAACAACACCGTCAGGTTCACACTATTGCACCCGGCGCGCTGGTGCTGGACGCCTTGAAACTGATGGCCGAGAAGAATATCGGTGCCTTGGCCGTGGTCGAAAACGGCGCGGTCGTCGGCGTGGTCAGCGAACGCGACTACGCCCGCAAGATGGTCCTGCTTGGCCGCTCTTCGGCCGGCACGCCAGTGAGCACGATCATGAGCAGCAAGGTCATCACCGTTGACTCCTCACGCAGCGTCGAAGACTGCATGAACATCATGACCGACGGCCACTTGCGCCACCTGCCGGTGGTCGACAACGGCGAACTGCTCGGTTTGCTGTCGATCGGTGACCTGGTCAAGGAAGCCATCGCTGAACAGGCGAGCCTGATTCAACAGCTGGAACAGTACATTCGCGGCGAGTGA
- a CDS encoding bifunctional diguanylate cyclase/phosphodiesterase: MPPAPRTPESDPRNVWLARRTLSALLGLLAVISLVMVAALLLIALQLNRDASNHSQRLVDKLWRATHQQLITTTRDYAFWGEAYRALHLQHDTEWAYDRDNLGASLFKTFHFEGVFVINGQNQTTYALDQGNLSDTTLQSWLGSFPASLIEDARNSEDEEHVATRILNVQGQPVFFSAARLTPGTDPAVQRLAGVQSVLVLAYRLSPQKLKHLGNSYEIAHLRIPLDHQDATRQPQLQIDPQLLLRWDPERPGHRLLRVLLPILLLLLGALLLVSRGISRRALNNAQLMDQQYAMISASRSALASSEARFRNVAEAASDWFWETASDLRITYLSERFTAVTGQAAQDWLGRRLDEMLDCPEQRLDQWIHAQHASVTRSVIRCTHQAPDGQTLTSLIAVKPILHDGQIVGYQGSASDITREVAVEQRLRQLSWHDALTGLANRSQLREFLEAQLQQLPHQGMPLTLLSLDLDHFKPVNDLYGHSGGDSVLREVARRLARCLPQGALLARQGGDEFIMVAPALASRHAVEQLCLTLIASICQPFILNGQEITIGLSIGIACAPTDGIEPDDLLRFSDLALYQAKHNGRNTWRFYEPQMTERMQQRRELERDLHIALRHGQFTLRYQPRHAVSSGRICGAEALIRWEHPQLGLCMPDQFISLAEENGLIVALSDWVLRRACSDAMQWGDDVLVSVNISAIEFRLGGLVERIRSVLAATGLPPHRLELELTERVVIEDAPSCLELMTALKHLGVRLAMDDFGTGYSSLSYLKDLPFDTLKIDRSFISEIEHSAQGRAIVRAIIDLGRALSLTITAEGVETGQQLQHLQDLTCDEAQGYLLNRPMPLAALLQAIEGQNVHALDV, from the coding sequence ATGCCCCCAGCACCCAGAACACCTGAGTCCGACCCACGCAATGTCTGGCTTGCCAGGCGCACCCTGTCTGCCTTGCTGGGTCTACTGGCGGTGATTTCACTGGTAATGGTCGCCGCCCTGCTGCTGATTGCCCTGCAATTGAATCGCGATGCCAGCAACCACAGCCAACGGCTGGTGGACAAACTCTGGCGAGCAACCCACCAGCAACTGATCACCACCACACGCGACTACGCCTTTTGGGGTGAGGCCTATCGCGCCCTGCACCTGCAACACGACACAGAGTGGGCCTATGACCGGGATAATCTGGGGGCTTCACTGTTCAAGACCTTTCACTTCGAAGGGGTTTTCGTGATCAATGGGCAAAACCAGACAACCTACGCCCTGGACCAGGGTAACCTGAGCGACACCACGCTACAGAGCTGGCTCGGCAGTTTTCCGGCCAGCCTGATAGAGGATGCGCGCAACAGCGAAGACGAGGAACACGTCGCCACCCGGATCCTCAATGTGCAGGGTCAACCGGTGTTTTTCAGCGCCGCCCGCCTGACCCCTGGCACCGACCCGGCAGTGCAACGCCTGGCCGGTGTACAGTCAGTGCTGGTGCTGGCGTACCGTTTGAGTCCGCAAAAGCTCAAGCATCTGGGCAACAGCTACGAAATCGCTCATTTACGCATACCGCTCGACCATCAAGATGCGACCCGCCAGCCGCAATTGCAGATCGACCCGCAGTTGCTGTTGCGCTGGGATCCAGAGCGGCCCGGTCATCGCTTGCTGCGGGTGCTGTTGCCGATTTTGCTGCTGTTGCTTGGCGCGCTGTTGCTTGTCAGTCGCGGCATCAGTCGGCGAGCGCTGAACAACGCGCAACTGATGGACCAGCAGTACGCCATGATCAGCGCCAGCCGCAGCGCCCTGGCCAGCAGCGAAGCGCGCTTTCGCAATGTGGCCGAGGCCGCATCGGACTGGTTCTGGGAAACCGCGTCGGACCTGCGCATCACTTACCTGTCCGAACGCTTCACCGCCGTCACCGGGCAGGCGGCGCAAGACTGGCTGGGCCGCCGTCTGGATGAAATGCTCGACTGCCCCGAGCAACGGCTCGACCAATGGATCCACGCTCAGCACGCCAGCGTGACCCGCTCGGTGATCCGTTGCACCCATCAAGCCCCCGACGGGCAAACCCTGACCAGCCTGATTGCTGTCAAGCCGATCCTGCACGACGGGCAGATAGTCGGTTATCAGGGCAGCGCCTCGGACATCACCCGGGAAGTGGCCGTTGAACAACGGCTGCGCCAACTGTCATGGCACGACGCCCTGACCGGACTGGCCAATCGCAGCCAGTTGCGGGAATTTCTTGAAGCGCAGTTGCAGCAACTGCCTCACCAGGGCATGCCGCTGACCCTGCTCAGCCTCGACCTGGATCACTTCAAGCCGGTTAATGACCTGTACGGCCACAGCGGTGGCGACAGCGTGTTGCGCGAGGTGGCCCGGCGTCTGGCGCGCTGCCTGCCACAAGGCGCCTTGCTGGCCCGCCAGGGCGGTGACGAATTCATCATGGTGGCCCCGGCACTGGCCAGTCGACACGCGGTGGAACAGCTGTGCCTGACGCTGATCGCCAGCATCTGCCAGCCTTTTATACTCAATGGTCAGGAGATCACGATCGGTTTGAGCATCGGCATCGCCTGTGCCCCCACAGACGGCATTGAGCCGGATGATCTGCTGCGTTTTTCTGACCTGGCGCTCTATCAGGCCAAGCACAATGGGCGTAACACCTGGCGCTTCTATGAGCCACAGATGACCGAGCGTATGCAGCAGCGCCGCGAACTGGAAAGAGACCTGCATATCGCCCTCAGGCACGGCCAGTTCACCCTGCGCTATCAACCCCGTCATGCGGTGAGCAGCGGGCGGATCTGCGGTGCCGAGGCACTGATCCGCTGGGAACACCCGCAGCTTGGGCTGTGCATGCCGGATCAGTTCATCAGCCTGGCCGAAGAGAACGGCCTGATCGTAGCGCTCAGTGACTGGGTGTTGCGCAGGGCCTGTAGCGATGCGATGCAATGGGGTGACGACGTTCTGGTCTCGGTGAATATTTCTGCCATCGAGTTTCGCCTCGGCGGCCTGGTCGAACGCATTCGCTCGGTACTGGCGGCCACCGGGCTGCCACCGCACCGGCTGGAACTGGAGCTGACCGAGCGGGTGGTGATCGAGGACGCGCCCTCCTGCCTGGAATTGATGACGGCGCTCAAGCACCTGGGGGTCAGACTGGCGATGGATGACTTTGGCACCGGTTACTCGTCGCTGAGCTACCTCAAGGACCTGCCGTTTGACACCCTGAAGATCGACCGCAGTTTCATCAGCGAAATCGAGCACAGCGCCCAAGGACGTGCCATTGTGCGGGCAATCATTGATCTGGGACGTGCGCTATCCTTGACGATCACCGCTGAAGGTGTGGAAACCGGGCAGCAACTGCAACACTTGCAGGACTTGACCTGTGACGAAGCTCAAGGTTATTTGCTGAACCGGCCGATGCCCTTGGCAGCGCTGCTTCAGGCAATCGAAGGGCAAAATGTGCACGCACTGGATGTTTGA
- a CDS encoding DNA polymerase II has product MDLQRGFILSRHWRDTPAGVEVELWLATEHGPQHIRLPAQPAVAFMPAVQRERAEALLRGEQGVQLRELELRDFRHRPVLGIYCNQYWQLLNIERTLRKGNLDVYEADIRPPDRYLMERFITAPVLFGGTPQADATLIEAYIRPDPDYRPALRLASLDIETTEHGELYCIGLEGCGQRQVYMLGPANGDASGVDFNLQYCASRAELLQALNHWMAKHDPDAIIGWNLVQFDLRVLQEHSKRLGIPLLLGRGGQPLGWREHGSRQHFFAEAAGRLIIDGIEALRSATWSFPSFSLESVAQTLLGEGKAIDTPYQRMDEINRLFAEDKSALARYNLKDCELVTRIFAKTQLLTFLLERATVTGLSADRSGGSVAAFYHLYIPLMHRTGFVAPNLGERMPEASPGGFVMDSQPGLYESVLVLDYKSLYPSIIRTFLIDPVGLIEGLREPDDERSVAGFRGARFSRTRHSLPSIVERVWQGREQAKRDGNAPLSQALKIIMNAFYGVLGSSGCRFFDTRLASSITLRGHEIMQKTRELIEARGYQVIYGDTDSTFVWLGKPHAEPDAAAIGRGLVEEVNQWWQSHLQAQYGLSSALELQYEIHYSRFLMPTIRGAQEGSKKRYAGLVTRSDGREEMVYKGLESVRTDWSPLAREFQQQLYLLIFQRQPYQAFVREYVRRTLAGEQDELLVYRKRLRRRLDDYERNVPPHVRAARLADNCNQRLGRPLQYQRGGWISYVISTNGPEPLEARQAPIDYDHYVTRQLQPIADAILPFVNDEFATLIGGQLDLF; this is encoded by the coding sequence TTGGATTTACAGCGGGGTTTCATACTCAGTCGGCACTGGCGCGACACGCCGGCGGGCGTTGAAGTCGAGTTGTGGCTGGCGACCGAGCACGGGCCGCAACACATTCGCCTGCCTGCCCAGCCGGCAGTGGCCTTCATGCCGGCTGTCCAGCGTGAACGCGCAGAGGCCTTGCTGCGCGGCGAGCAGGGTGTGCAACTGCGCGAGCTGGAGCTGCGCGACTTTCGTCATCGGCCGGTGTTGGGTATTTACTGCAATCAGTATTGGCAGTTGCTGAACATCGAAAGGACCCTGCGCAAGGGTAACCTGGATGTCTATGAAGCTGACATCCGGCCGCCGGACCGGTACCTGATGGAGCGTTTCATCACCGCGCCAGTGCTGTTTGGCGGTACACCGCAGGCCGACGCAACGCTGATTGAGGCGTATATCCGACCGGACCCGGACTACCGGCCAGCACTAAGGCTGGCCTCGCTGGACATCGAAACCACTGAGCACGGCGAGCTTTACTGCATCGGGCTTGAAGGCTGCGGCCAGCGTCAGGTGTACATGCTCGGGCCGGCCAATGGCGACGCCAGTGGCGTGGATTTCAACTTGCAGTACTGCGCCAGCCGCGCCGAGCTGCTGCAGGCCCTGAACCACTGGATGGCGAAGCACGACCCGGACGCGATCATCGGCTGGAATCTGGTGCAGTTTGACCTGCGGGTGCTGCAAGAACACTCCAAACGCTTGGGCATCCCGCTGTTGTTGGGCCGTGGCGGCCAGCCGCTGGGCTGGCGTGAGCACGGCAGCCGTCAGCATTTTTTTGCTGAAGCCGCCGGCCGGCTGATCATCGATGGCATCGAAGCGCTGCGCTCGGCGACCTGGAGTTTTCCGTCATTCAGCCTGGAATCTGTCGCCCAGACCTTGCTCGGTGAGGGTAAGGCCATCGACACGCCGTACCAGCGCATGGACGAGATCAACCGCCTGTTTGCCGAGGATAAGTCGGCGCTGGCGCGCTATAACCTCAAGGACTGTGAGCTGGTCACGCGGATCTTCGCCAAGACCCAATTGCTCACCTTCCTGCTGGAGCGCGCCACGGTAACGGGCCTGTCGGCCGATCGCAGCGGCGGTTCGGTCGCAGCGTTCTATCACCTGTACATCCCGCTGATGCACCGCACCGGCTTCGTCGCGCCGAATCTGGGCGAGCGCATGCCCGAGGCCAGCCCCGGCGGTTTTGTGATGGACTCGCAGCCGGGCCTGTATGAGTCGGTGCTGGTGCTCGATTACAAGAGCCTGTACCCCTCGATCATCCGGACCTTTCTGATCGACCCGGTCGGTCTGATCGAGGGGCTGCGTGAGCCGGATGATGAGCGCTCGGTCGCAGGCTTTCGTGGCGCGCGCTTTTCCCGCACCCGGCACAGCCTGCCGAGTATTGTCGAGCGGGTCTGGCAAGGCCGCGAACAGGCCAAGCGTGACGGCAACGCGCCGCTTTCCCAGGCCCTGAAGATCATCATGAATGCGTTTTACGGTGTGCTGGGCTCCAGTGGCTGCCGGTTCTTCGACACCCGCCTGGCTTCATCGATCACCCTGCGCGGCCATGAAATCATGCAGAAGACCCGTGAGCTGATCGAGGCGCGTGGCTATCAGGTGATCTACGGCGATACCGATTCAACCTTTGTCTGGCTTGGCAAACCGCACGCCGAACCTGACGCGGCAGCCATCGGGCGGGGCCTGGTCGAGGAGGTCAACCAATGGTGGCAGAGTCATTTGCAAGCGCAGTACGGGCTGTCCAGTGCTCTGGAGTTGCAATACGAGATCCACTATTCGCGCTTTCTGATGCCGACCATTCGCGGTGCGCAAGAGGGTAGCAAGAAGCGCTACGCCGGGCTTGTCACGCGCAGCGATGGCCGCGAAGAAATGGTCTACAAGGGGCTGGAGTCGGTACGCACCGACTGGTCGCCGCTGGCCCGGGAATTTCAGCAGCAACTTTATCTGCTGATTTTCCAGCGCCAGCCTTATCAGGCGTTTGTCCGTGAATATGTGCGCCGGACCCTGGCCGGTGAACAGGATGAGTTGCTGGTGTATCGCAAGCGTCTGCGCCGCCGACTCGACGACTACGAGCGCAATGTCCCGCCGCATGTGCGTGCTGCGCGTCTGGCCGACAACTGCAACCAGCGTCTGGGGCGACCGCTGCAATACCAGCGTGGCGGCTGGATCAGTTACGTGATCTCCACCAATGGCCCTGAACCCCTTGAAGCCCGCCAGGCGCCCATCGATTACGATCACTACGTCACCCGCCAGCTTCAACCGATTGCCGACGCGATCCTGCCGTTCGTGAATGATGAGTTCGCCACGCTGATTGGTGGGCAACTGGACCTGTTCTAG
- a CDS encoding NAD-dependent protein deacetylase: MSLDRLYEYLQRPLLVITGAGISTASGIPDYRDRQGVRRGSQPMMYQTFIVDPAARQRYWARAMLGWPRILQAQPNAAHLALAELQSAGRISGLITQNVDGLHQRAGSAAIELHGSLHRVRCLDCQAQYDRALIQTQMQADNPHMQQVEAMQAPDGDTLLDEARIGGFQVPSCAHCEGVRLKPDVVFFGENVARQTAADATALATEAAGVLVVGSSLMAWSAFRLCKAMAEQGKPILAINQGITRADELLTAKFDDPCEELLPQLVVRLAEPPGLRDFRDFRDFRD, encoded by the coding sequence ATGTCCCTCGATAGGCTTTATGAGTATCTGCAACGCCCGCTGCTGGTGATTACCGGCGCCGGCATCAGCACCGCCTCCGGTATTCCGGATTATCGGGACCGCCAAGGTGTGCGCCGTGGCAGCCAGCCGATGATGTATCAGACGTTCATTGTCGACCCGGCGGCGCGTCAGCGTTACTGGGCCAGGGCCATGCTCGGTTGGCCGAGAATCCTCCAGGCACAACCCAACGCCGCGCATCTGGCCTTGGCCGAGCTGCAAAGCGCAGGACGAATCAGCGGCCTGATTACCCAGAACGTCGATGGCCTGCACCAGCGCGCTGGCAGTGCAGCCATTGAATTGCACGGCAGCCTGCACCGGGTGCGCTGCCTCGATTGCCAGGCGCAGTACGATCGGGCGCTTATCCAGACGCAGATGCAAGCCGATAACCCGCACATGCAGCAGGTCGAGGCCATGCAGGCACCGGACGGCGACACGTTGCTTGATGAGGCCCGCATCGGCGGTTTTCAGGTCCCCTCCTGCGCGCACTGTGAAGGCGTGCGGCTGAAGCCGGATGTGGTGTTCTTTGGCGAGAATGTCGCCCGCCAGACCGCCGCTGACGCCACGGCCCTGGCCACTGAAGCTGCAGGCGTGCTGGTGGTCGGCTCGTCACTGATGGCCTGGTCGGCCTTTCGGCTGTGCAAAGCCATGGCTGAGCAAGGCAAGCCGATCCTGGCCATCAATCAAGGCATTACCCGCGCCGATGAGCTGTTGACGGCGAAATTCGATGATCCGTGTGAAGAGCTATTGCCGCAGTTGGTTGTGCGCCTGGCAGAGCCTCCTGGCTTGCGCGACTTTCGCGATTTTCGCGATTTTCGCGACTAA
- a CDS encoding PhzF family phenazine biosynthesis protein → MRRHPFQQLDVFTDQPLQGNPLAVVLEADDLDEQRMAALANWTNLSETAFLLQPTDPRADYRVRIFTTLKELPFAGHPTLGACHAWLQSGGVAKGREIIQQCGIGLVRIRRDGELLAFTAPPLLRAGPLGPALLEQLIAALGLTDDQVLDARWVDNGAGWVALRLASREQVLAVTPDFSRILGMAVGVFAAWQAESAEGPASFEVRAFVGGDGMPEDPVTGSLNAGIARWLLEEGLAPDRYLVSQGTALGRNGRVHVQRIGEDIWVGGACVTCIEGQISL, encoded by the coding sequence GTGCGCCGCCACCCATTTCAGCAACTCGACGTATTCACTGACCAACCCCTGCAAGGCAACCCGCTGGCGGTAGTGCTGGAGGCCGATGATTTGGATGAGCAGCGCATGGCCGCGCTGGCCAACTGGACCAACCTCAGCGAAACCGCATTCCTGCTGCAACCCACTGATCCGCGGGCGGACTATCGGGTGCGGATCTTCACCACCCTCAAGGAATTGCCGTTTGCCGGGCACCCGACGCTGGGCGCCTGCCATGCCTGGCTGCAGAGCGGCGGGGTGGCCAAAGGCAGGGAAATCATTCAACAGTGCGGTATCGGCCTGGTGCGCATTCGCCGTGACGGCGAGCTTCTGGCCTTTACGGCGCCGCCACTGTTGCGCGCCGGGCCGCTGGGACCGGCACTGCTGGAGCAGCTGATTGCCGCGCTGGGGCTTACGGATGATCAAGTGCTGGATGCTCGCTGGGTCGACAACGGCGCGGGCTGGGTTGCACTGCGACTGGCCAGCCGCGAGCAGGTGCTGGCGGTTACTCCGGACTTTTCCCGGATCCTCGGCATGGCCGTGGGTGTTTTTGCCGCATGGCAGGCCGAAAGCGCTGAAGGCCCGGCCAGCTTTGAAGTCCGCGCCTTTGTCGGCGGCGACGGCATGCCGGAAGATCCGGTCACCGGCAGCCTGAATGCAGGCATTGCCCGCTGGTTACTGGAGGAAGGGCTGGCACCTGATCGTTACCTGGTCAGCCAGGGCACAGCCCTGGGCCGCAATGGCCGGGTGCATGTGCAACGTATTGGTGAAGATATCTGGGTCGGCGGTGCCTGTGTGACCTGTATCGAGGGCCAGATCAGCCTTTAA
- a CDS encoding TIGR03915 family putative DNA repair protein — protein sequence MICLECDDLFEVWRQQARWLLSHGIDPSRVSWQGEREADLFGSDEALPDGLGPFQARVPLALLEQLRAASQYCGEQRWSLLYEVLWRVSHGDRSAMLAGDQLGSELQRRLKQVSREAHHLHAFLRFVAVPSGTSWPDDNAPDYIAWHEPAHDILASASTHFIGRMGRHRWLIATPKDAVFYDASRLIHHRQCPDAWRALARQPQDPEGALWLTYYQNIFNPARLNPKVMQGHLPARFWKNLPEGPLIPELISQARTGKQRDGQASSVAALPGKRIRPAN from the coding sequence GTGATTTGCCTGGAGTGCGACGACCTGTTCGAGGTCTGGCGGCAACAGGCCCGCTGGCTGCTCAGCCACGGCATCGATCCGAGCCGGGTCAGTTGGCAAGGCGAGCGAGAAGCGGACCTGTTCGGCAGCGACGAAGCGTTGCCAGACGGCCTTGGCCCGTTCCAGGCTCGGGTGCCGCTGGCGCTGCTGGAGCAACTGCGCGCCGCCTCGCAATATTGCGGCGAGCAGCGCTGGAGCCTGTTGTATGAAGTGTTATGGCGGGTCAGCCATGGCGATCGCAGCGCCATGCTGGCCGGCGATCAACTGGGTAGCGAACTGCAGCGCCGGCTCAAGCAGGTCAGTCGCGAAGCCCATCACCTGCATGCCTTCCTGCGGTTCGTCGCCGTGCCGTCAGGCACCTCATGGCCAGACGACAACGCGCCGGACTACATCGCCTGGCATGAGCCGGCCCACGATATCCTGGCCAGTGCCAGCACGCATTTTATCGGCCGCATGGGCCGCCACCGCTGGCTGATTGCAACGCCCAAGGATGCGGTGTTCTACGACGCCAGTCGTCTGATCCACCATCGTCAGTGCCCTGATGCCTGGCGAGCGCTGGCACGCCAACCGCAAGACCCTGAAGGTGCGCTGTGGCTGACCTATTACCAGAACATCTTCAACCCGGCGCGGCTCAACCCCAAGGTCATGCAGGGCCATCTGCCCGCGCGGTTCTGGAAGAACCTGCCCGAAGGCCCGCTGATTCCGGAGCTGATTAGCCAGGCCCGCACCGGCAAGCAACGCGACGGCCAGGCCAGCAGCGTTGCCGCCCTGCCCGGCAAAAGAATCCGGCCGGCAAATTAA
- a CDS encoding putative DNA modification/repair radical SAM protein codes for MQLIEKLSILADAAKYDASCASSGAPKRSSAGKAGLGSTNGMGICHSYTPDGRCVSLLKVLLTNFCLYDCQYCVNRRSSDVPRARFSPEEVVRLTLDFYRRNCVSGLFLSSGIIRSSDYTMEQLVEVARLLREKHEFRGYIHLKTIPDADPALIALAGQYADRLSVNIELPTDSSLQILAPEKNVSSIRRAMHTIHSAEQNVQGEPRAPRFAPAGQSTQMIVGADSTDDSTILRSAQSMYSHYKLRRVYYSAFSPIPNSPSSVPLAAPPLLREHRLYQADFLLRGYGFKANELLNGPGDLALDIDPKLAWALNNREVFPLDLNRAEPSLIARIPGIGLRTAQRLVELRRLRRIRYEDLARMRCVLAKARPFIITSDYRPSQAETPSERLHQQLRDRPQPQQLGLWA; via the coding sequence ATGCAGTTGATTGAAAAGCTGAGCATTCTGGCCGACGCCGCCAAATACGATGCCTCCTGCGCCAGCAGCGGCGCGCCCAAACGCAGTTCGGCCGGCAAGGCCGGACTGGGTTCGACCAATGGCATGGGCATCTGCCACAGCTATACCCCCGACGGCCGCTGCGTTTCGCTGCTCAAGGTATTGCTCACCAACTTCTGCCTGTACGACTGCCAGTATTGCGTCAATCGCCGCTCCAGCGATGTACCGCGCGCGCGCTTCAGCCCCGAAGAAGTGGTGCGCCTGACCCTGGACTTCTACCGTCGTAATTGTGTCAGCGGGCTGTTTCTCAGCTCAGGGATCATCCGCTCTTCGGATTACACCATGGAGCAACTGGTCGAGGTCGCCCGCCTGCTGCGCGAGAAACACGAGTTCCGCGGCTACATTCACCTCAAGACCATCCCGGACGCCGACCCGGCATTGATTGCGCTGGCCGGTCAATATGCCGATCGCCTCAGCGTCAATATCGAGCTGCCGACCGACAGCAGCCTGCAAATCCTCGCCCCGGAGAAAAACGTCAGCTCGATTCGCCGGGCCATGCACACCATCCACAGCGCCGAGCAGAACGTTCAGGGCGAGCCACGGGCGCCTCGCTTCGCCCCTGCCGGGCAAAGCACTCAGATGATCGTCGGCGCCGACAGCACCGACGACAGCACCATCCTGCGCAGCGCCCAGTCCATGTACAGCCATTACAAACTGCGGCGGGTTTACTACTCGGCGTTCAGCCCGATTCCCAACAGCCCAAGCAGCGTACCGTTGGCCGCCCCGCCTCTGCTGCGAGAACATCGGCTGTATCAGGCCGACTTTCTATTACGCGGTTATGGCTTCAAGGCCAATGAGCTGCTCAACGGGCCGGGGGATCTGGCGCTGGACATCGACCCCAAGCTGGCCTGGGCCTTGAATAACCGGGAGGTGTTTCCGCTGGACCTGAACCGCGCCGAGCCCAGCCTGATCGCGCGCATCCCGGGCATTGGCCTGCGCACCGCTCAGCGGCTGGTCGAACTGCGCCGGTTGCGCCGTATCCGCTATGAAGACCTGGCGCGGATGCGCTGTGTGCTGGCCAAGGCCCGGCCGTTCATCATCACCAGCGATTACCGGCCGTCCCAGGCCGAAACGCCCAGCGAGCGCCTGCACCAGCAGTTGCGTGACCGTCCGCAACCGCAACAGTTGGGGCTCTGGGCGTGA
- a CDS encoding nuclear transport factor 2 family protein: MMTPPEDDYIEQAVGNYVAGMVFADEALLRRAMHPDSRIMSYSNGQPQWFTLDEFIETIKTEGSAESDFSPFWEGQTEESASSANSGNEYRKSLKVYADCVSINRRYATAYQQH; encoded by the coding sequence ATGATGACTCCGCCAGAAGACGATTACATCGAACAGGCCGTCGGTAACTATGTTGCAGGCATGGTCTTCGCCGATGAGGCGCTGTTGCGCCGCGCCATGCACCCGGACAGCCGGATCATGAGCTACAGCAATGGCCAGCCGCAGTGGTTCACCCTCGATGAGTTCATCGAGACCATCAAGACCGAAGGCAGCGCCGAGAGCGACTTCAGCCCGTTCTGGGAAGGACAGACAGAAGAATCCGCGTCGTCGGCCAATTCCGGCAATGAATACCGTAAATCACTCAAGGTCTATGCCGATTGCGTGAGCATCAACCGGCGTTACGCGACGGCCTACCAGCAGCACTGA
- a CDS encoding sigma-70 family RNA polymerase sigma factor, whose protein sequence is MTDAAQPMQAGLDSFYREHSSWLESWLRRRLGNGWDAADLSQETFLRVLASPGGEPLAALREPRAYLVTVGKRLLLNHQRRRQLEQAYLDALSQLPEAVTPSAEQRWIVLQTLQALDDLLDGLAPAVRRAFLWAQLEGLSYAQIAERLQVSQRTVKRYMAQAYEHCLVADL, encoded by the coding sequence ATGACCGATGCCGCTCAACCCATGCAGGCTGGCTTGGACAGTTTTTATCGCGAACACAGCAGTTGGCTGGAGTCCTGGCTGCGTCGGCGGCTGGGCAATGGCTGGGATGCCGCCGACCTGAGCCAGGAGACCTTTCTGCGGGTGTTGGCCAGCCCTGGCGGCGAACCGTTGGCGGCCTTGCGCGAGCCGCGTGCGTACCTGGTGACAGTCGGCAAGCGCCTGCTGCTCAACCATCAGCGGCGCCGGCAACTGGAGCAAGCCTATCTTGACGCACTGAGCCAGTTGCCTGAAGCCGTGACGCCGTCGGCAGAGCAGCGCTGGATCGTCCTGCAAACCCTGCAAGCGCTGGATGATCTGCTCGATGGGCTGGCACCGGCGGTGCGCCGGGCGTTCCTTTGGGCGCAGCTTGAGGGGTTGAGCTACGCGCAGATTGCCGAGCGGCTGCAGGTCTCGCAGCGCACCGTCAAACGCTATATGGCGCAAGCCTATGAGCACTGCCTGGTGGCTGATCTGTGA